The Acinetobacter sp. WCHA45 DNA window CAACTTTAACCCAATTTGGAATGTATTGTAGGAATGAATCAAGATTACTACGGTATTCTTTTACCACTTTGGCTTGGTCTTTATTCATTTCAGGTAAAGCATCTGCTTTATCTAAACGTTTAAATGTCGTTGTACTTAAATACATATCATTACGAATTTCACTCACAGCAGCTTCAGGAATATCCTTTAAGTTGCCATAAGTCGCTACACGATCACCCAAATGAGAGGTCATGCTTGCAAGAGCAGGAACAACTTCTGGGGTTTGCTCTTTGGTTTGAATAAATTTCGTCAAAACTTCACGAGCTTTTTCATCAGATAATTCATTCTGATTGACATTCAACACGGTCGCTGTTTGAGCCGAAAGCTGTTCGAATGATTGTAGATGTTGAGCATCTAAGTTTTTATTCAATGAATAAGCCAAAGGAACTAAACCAATCAAAATCAACATGATTAAGCCCATGCCTTTTTGACCATCATTTGAACCGTGCGCAAAACTTACACCCGTACAGGTAAAGATTAAAATCGCACGAATAAGTGGTGGTGGTGGTTTGTTACCAACAGGAGGTTGGAACAATTCCAATTGGCGCTTAAAGATTGTTTTAACCAGTAAGAATACAATTGCTGCAAATGCAAAACCGATCAAAGGAGAAAATAACAATGCCTTCCCGACTTTGATGACTTGATCCATATCAATGCCACTGGTCGCTCCAGTGGATGCATTTAACAAGTGATTCATAATCCCCACACCCAAGATCGAACCGATCAAAGTATGAGAACTTGATGCAGGAATACCTAAGAACCAAGTTCCTAAGTTCCACAGAATCGCTGCAATCAACAGTGCAAAAACCATAGCAAAGCCAGCACCACTGCCGACATTCATGATCATTTCAACTGGAAGTAATGCAATAATTCCGTAAGCAACTGCTCCACTTGCCACCATAACTCCAAGAAAGTTACAGAAGCCAGCCCACATCACTGCAACAGGTGCAGGTAAGGCATTGGTGTAAATTACGGTTGCTACAGCATTCGCTGTATCGTGAAAACCATTTACAAACTCAAAACCTAAGGCAATGAATAATGCCGTAGACAAAAGAATAACTGAATATAAACTCAAAGGTGGTACATGCGCTAAATCAGCACTCACCTGAAATCCAATATATATAAGTGTTGAAACAATGATCGTCAAAAACACCGGCATAAAGAATTTCGGTGTAGGTACATGTACATTCGTCGATTTTGCCGAAGAATTGGCAAGCGGTGAATCCGAAACAGGAGGAATATTAGAATTCATGTAGACGGTTAGAGGATAAAAAAATCCCCTGTATTGTTTAATTAAATTATGACAATTATATGACAAAGAGATGTCATATAAAGCTGATATTTCATCATTTCAGCTCATTTTGTGATGTTTTTTTGTTCTAATCTTTAATCTATTAAATTAAATATCCCTTTAAATACAATATGATATAAAAACAAAAAGTCTTAAAAACTGTTTGTCTGATTTTGCAACAAATGCTACAAAATATGACATCAATTTGTCATATTTCAGTTCATTCGCTGGTTTTTGGAGCATTATTCCTCATAATTATTACAAATTAATGAAGGTTTTGTGACACATCAAAATTGAACTGAAGAATCAGTGCTCTGTGTTGTTGAAAATACGCGCTTTCTGTTCTCTTCTGTTACAATGCCTCAGCTTTTTATATTTGCCATATACTGGGGTTCCTTATGTCCACGCTTGCCACCCTAAAATCTCTTCTCGCCCAACGCATCTTGATTATTGATGGTGCAATGGGAACCATGATTCAACGCCATAAATTAGAAGAAGAAGATTATCGTGGTGAACGTTTCGCAGATTGGGCTTCTGATCTCAAAGGTAATAATGATCTTTTAGTACTGACTCAACCGCAGATTATTCAGGGTATCCATGAAGCTTATTTGGATGCTGGTGCAGACATTATTGAAACCAACAGCTTCAATGGTACACGTGTTTCAATGTCAGATTATCACATGGAAGATCTTGTACCTGAGATCAACCGTGAAGCAGCACGTCTCGCGAGAGCGGCGTGTGATAAATACTCTACCCCTGATAAACCACGATTCGTGGCAGGTGTGCTCGGCCCGACATCACGTACATGTTCGATCTCACCGAACGTCAATGATCCAGCATTCCGTAATATTACTTTCGATGAACTAAAAGAAAATTATATCGAAGCAACACACGCCTTAATTGAAGGTGGTGCTGACATTCTATTGATCGAAACAGTTTTCGATACATTGAACTGTAAAGCGGCAATCTTTGCGGTCAAAGAAGTCTTTAAGCAAATCGGTTATGAACTTCCATTGATGATTTCAGGTACGATTACAGATGCCTCAGGTCGTACATTGACAGGTCAAACTGCTGAAGCATTCTGGAACTCAGTGCGTCATGGTGATTTGCTGTCAATTGGTTTTAACTGTGCATTGGGTGCAGATGCAATGCGCCCTCACGTTAAAACGATTTCTGACGTTGCAGATACCTTTGTTTCAGCCCATCCTAATGCTGGTTTACCGAATGCATTTGGTGAGTATGATGAAACCCCAGAACAAACCGCAGCCTTTATTAAAGAATTTGCTGAGAGTGGTTTGATCAATATTACTGGTGGTTGCTGTGGTACCACACCAGACCATATCCGTGCGATCTACCAAGCTGTTAAAGATATTCCACCACGTAAAATTCCTGAGACTGTTCATGCTTGCCGTTTGAGTGGTTTAGAACCATTTAATATTTATGATGATTCTTTATTCGTAAACGTTGGTGAACGTACTAACGTTACAGGATCAAAAAAGTTCCTTCGTCTCATCCGTGAAGAAAATTTTGCAGAAGCTTTAGAAGTCGCTCAGCAACAAGTTGAAGCTGGTGCGCAGATCATTGATATCAACATGGATGAAGGGATGCTCGATTCGCAAGGTGCGATGGTGCATTTCCTTAACCTTGTCGCTTCTGAACCAGATATCTCACGTGTGCCGATCATGATTGACTCATCGAAATGGGAAATCATTGAAGCAGGCTTGAAATGCGTACAAGGTAAACCTGTTGTTAACTCAATTTCATTGAAAGAAGGTTATGACGAGTTTGTCGAAAAAGCGCGTTTATGCCGTCAGTACGGTGCTGCGATTATTGTCATGGCATTTGATGAAACAGGTCAGGCAGATACTGCTGCACGTAAGCGCGAAATCTGTAAACGTTCTTATGATGTTCTAGTCAATGAAGTGGGTTTCCCTGCCGAAGATATTATTTTTGACCCGAACGTGTTTGCAGTTGCTACGGGGATTGAAGAACATAATAACTACGGCGTTGACTTTATTGAAGCGACAGGCTGGATTAAACAAAACTTGCCGCACGCCATGATTTCAGGCGGTGTCTCAAACGTTTCGTTCTCCTTCCGTGGTAATGAGCCAGTGCGTGAAGCGATTCACTCTGTATTCCTTTACCATGCCATTAAACAAGGCATGACCATGGGTATTGTCAATGCTGGTCAAATGGCAATCTATGACGATATTCCAAAAGAACTGAAAGATGCGGTTGAAGACGTTATCCTCAATCAAAATCAGGGGGAAAGTGGACAGGAAGCCACTGAAAAATTACTTGAAGTTGCAGAAAAATATCGTAGTCATGGAGGCGCAGCCAAAGAAGCTGAAAATCTTGAATGGCGTAATGAGTCTGTCGAAAAACGTCTTGAATACGCTTTAGTTAAAGGTATTACCACGTATATCGATCAAGATACTGAAGAGGCACGTTTAAAATCAAAACGTCCGCTTGATGTGATCGAAGGCCCATTAATGGACGGCATGAACGTGGTCGGTGACCTGTTTGGTTCAGGAAAAATGTTCCTTCCTCAAGTCGTTAAATCTGCACGCGTCATGAAACAAGCTGTAGCATGGCTCAACCCATACATTGAAGCTGAGAAGTCAGAAGGACAATCTAAAGGTAAAGTCCTGATGGCAACGGTAAAAGGTGACGTACACGATATTGGTAAAAATATTGTGGGTGTTGTCTTGGGTTGTAATGGTTATGACATCGTTGACCTCGGCGTAATGGTACCTGCAGAAAAAATTCTGCAAACGGCAATAGATGAGAAATGTGACATCATTGGTTTGTCAGGTTTGATCACCCCTTCTTTGGATGAAATGGTCTTTGTTGCCAAAGAAATGCAACGTAAAGGTTTTAATATTCCTTTATTGATCGGTGGTGCAACCACATCAAAAGCACACACCGCAGTTAAAATTGATCCTCAATATTCAAATGATGCAGTAATTTACGTCGCGGATGCTTCACGTGCAGTGGGTGTCGCAACCACCCTACTTTCTCCTGAAATGCGCGGTAACTTTATTGCAGAGCATCGTGCTGAATATGCCAAGATTCGTGAACGTTTAGCAAATAAACAACCGAAAGCGGCCAAACTCAGTTATGCCGAATCGATTGAAAATGGTTTCAAGGTGGATGATAACTATGTGCCACCAATTCCAAATACTTTAGGTACGCAAGTCATTACCAATTATCCATTGGCAACATTGGTTGAATATTTTGACTGGACGCCATTCTTTATCTCTTGGAGCTTGGCGGGTAAATTCCCGAAAATCCTGACAGATGAAGTTGTTGGTGAAGCAGCCACTGATTTATATAACCAAGCACAAGCGATGCTGAAAGACATTATCGAGAATAATCGTTTCGATGCCCGTGCTGTATTTGGTTTATACCCTGCTCAACGTACAGGTGCAGATACTGTCAGCGTGTTTGATGAAACAGCACAGAATGTCACACATACTTTTGAACACTTGCGTCAGCAGTCTGACAAAGTCACAGGTAAACCGAACTTATCTTTAGCGGATTATATTAGTACTTCCAAAGACAATACGGATTATCTCGGTGGTTTTACGGTATCGATCTTTGGTGCTGAAGAATTGGCAAATGAATATAAAGCCAAAGGTGATGATTATTCAGCAATCTTGGTTCAGTCTTTGGCCGATCGTTTTGCCGAAGCCTTTGCAGAACATTTACATGAACGTATTCGTAAAGAGTTCTGGGGCTATAAAGCAGATGAAACGTTGAGTAATGAAGAACTGATCAAAGAGAAATATGTCGGTATTCGTCCTGCGCCAGGTTATCCTGCTTGCCCAGAGCATTCTGAAAAAGCGGTGTTATTTGAATGGTTAGGTTCAGAAGCGAAGATTGGTACGAAGTTGACTGAACACTTTGCCATGATGCCGCCTTCTTCTGTCAGTGGTTTCTATTATTCACATCCTCAAAGTGAATACTTTAATGTGGGCAAAATCTCTCAGGATCAACTTGAGGATTATGCAAAACGTAAAGGCTGGACACTCGATGAAGCGAAGCGTTGGTTAGCACCAAATTTAGATGATTCGATTGTTTGATTAAATATAGAGGTAGTACATACAACAGGCTTTGTTGCACAAACCTATCTGTACAGGCTTTTTCATCGATATAATTTTCAAATGAAGAAGCCTACACACAAAATCTACCGCACAAGCAATTGGCCCGCATATAACCGAGCACTCATGAGTCGCGGAAATATTACCATTTGGTTTGATCCTGCTACGCAATGGTATGCGCCATCAAAAGGCAAACAAGGGCGAAATCAAACCTACTCCGACGCAGCCATCCAATGCTGCTTAATGATTAAATCCTTATTCCGTCTGTCTTTACGTATGGTCACTGGCTTTGTGCAAAGTCTGATTAAACTTTGCGGATTAAATTGGATAGCTCCAGATTACACCACGCTTTGTAGAAGACAAAAGCATATTGATATTGTAATCAGCTACCAAAAAAGTAGCGATGGGCTGCATCTACTCATGGACTCTACAGGCATGAAGTTTCTAGGTGAGGGCGAATGGAAACGCAAGAAACATGGACCTGAATATCGTCGCCAATGGCGTAAACTTCATATTGGTATAGATGCCAAAACCCTACAAATACGAGCAGTTCAGCTCACAACCAATAATGTCAGTGATTCACAGGTGCTTGGTGATTTACTTAATCAGATTCCACAAGATGAGCGGATTGACTCTGTTTATACCGATGGAGCTTATGACACCAAGCAATGCCGTCAGGTCATTGCAGATCGGCAAGCGCATGCGGTGATTCCACCTAGAAAAAATGCGAAACCATGGAAAGATACAAAGAATAGCTCGCTAGAGCGAAATGAATTACTTCGAACAATTAAACGTTTAGGCAGGACACTATGGAAAAAATGGTCAGGCTATCATCGGCGAAGTTTGGTTGAAACTAAGATGCATTGCATCAAATTATTAGGAGATAAACTCAGTGCAAGGAGTTTTGATAGCCAAGTGAATGAAATCGATGCACGTGTAGCAGTCCTTAACAGATTTACGGAATTAGGTCGACCACTTACCCAAGTTACGCCTTAAATTTGGCTCAATTAGGGGCGCTTTGCATTTCAAATCTTTGTGCAACAAAGCCCAATGAATGCAACTCCACTTATTCTAGGTGTCATCTTTGGCTCGATTGGCTTAGGCTATTTTATGTATGGCAAAAAGCAGAAAATGACCGTGCCCCTTGCCTGTGGCCTGATTCTAATGATTTATCCTTACTTTATAGAAAGTACCGCTTTACTCAGTGCGGTTGGTGTCATTCTTGCGCTTCTGCCCTATTTTCTACGCTTATGAAAATAAAAAACTCCCCTTACGGAGAGTTCTTTTATCGCATCTAAATTAAAGGTTTTTCTTTAATTCATCCTCAACAATTTCAATCTCAAGCTGGCTAAACTTGCGAATTTCGCCCTCTGCATGCTTTTCAAGCATTCCACCGATCAAAGGTACTTTCACCTTTACCGTCCAGGTCAGAGTAATGTCTACTTGGTTACCGTTACCTGTTACCTTACGTTCAGCTTTTGCTTCTAAAGGTAAGTTTGCGCCTAGCTCTACAGTTGAGGTTAAATTTTTTAAATCAGTAATATCAGAACGTTTTAAACGGAATGCATTTTTTAATAATTTTTTAGCCACATCTGGGATATTCACATCAAGATTATATTCACGACGTAAGGTATAAATATCACCTTTTACAGCAGACTCAATAATTTCTAAGTTCTCACCAGGAATACGCTTACATACTGCTTCATGCAATGAAGTCATAGCAACTAATCTTGAAAAATCTTCAATTGAAACGCCATGAATTGTTTCATTTACCGTAAATTGATGTGCCATTTTTTAAATTTCCGTTTAGTTTTAATTAAGGTTTTATCATCGCAGCAAATTATATCATTCTCATTTCAATCACAAAATCTGAACATGTAAAAATTAATGACTGCCCAGATTAATAATTTTTATTGTAATGATGTCTTATACCTAATTTTACCGTTACTCGCTCCGTTCGGCTGATATAGAGATAGTGATTGCCATATTCGATGACTGCATAAAACTGCTCAGCGCCATCATCTAATCCTGTAGCAGACCATGTCGCCCCTTGTGGAAACTCATCTAGCCATTCAGCTTTATAAAAATCTGAAACTGAGTCAAATGCGAGATAACTCTCTGGATCAGCCATAATTTTTGCTGCGACTTGATCAAATTTTTGTTGTTTGAAGGCTTCTAAACTGAGTAACACGGATGTTCCTATGCCGATAAATATGAAGAAAAATTACAAAAATACAGAGATTCTCTTAGACCCATAGTTTGCTGAGGGATTTCCTATATTTCTAGATTATTTTCAGCGTTATCATAGGTTTTAGATGATCATCCCATTTGCTAGAGTGGGTTTAATGTGTTATCAACTGCTTATACTTTTATCTTTTACAACGATAAACTATAAGGAGTAAATATGTCTTATCAAAATATTTTAGTCGCTGTTGATGATTCTCCAATTTCTTATGCAGCAGTTGAACATACACTGTCTTTAGCAAAATTATCAGGGGCAAAAGTGACTGTACTCAGCGTGGTAGCTGTTGATCCATATATCGGTGTTGATTTTTATCAAGTTGCACCAGCCATTACCGATCATTTTATGCAGGCTGAAGCGCATGCTAAAACCCAACTACAAGATATTGCTCAATCTTTCATTCGCGATGGAATTGAGGTTCAAACCAAAATTCAGCATGGTGCAGCGAGTGAAGGCATT harbors:
- a CDS encoding inorganic phosphate transporter, coding for MNSNIPPVSDSPLANSSAKSTNVHVPTPKFFMPVFLTIIVSTLIYIGFQVSADLAHVPPLSLYSVILLSTALFIALGFEFVNGFHDTANAVATVIYTNALPAPVAVMWAGFCNFLGVMVASGAVAYGIIALLPVEMIMNVGSGAGFAMVFALLIAAILWNLGTWFLGIPASSSHTLIGSILGVGIMNHLLNASTGATSGIDMDQVIKVGKALLFSPLIGFAFAAIVFLLVKTIFKRQLELFQPPVGNKPPPPLIRAILIFTCTGVSFAHGSNDGQKGMGLIMLILIGLVPLAYSLNKNLDAQHLQSFEQLSAQTATVLNVNQNELSDEKAREVLTKFIQTKEQTPEVVPALASMTSHLGDRVATYGNLKDIPEAAVSEIRNDMYLSTTTFKRLDKADALPEMNKDQAKVVKEYRSNLDSFLQYIPNWVKVAVALALGLGTMVGWKRIVVTVGERIGKNHMTYGQGMSAELVAMTTIAAADGLGMPVSTTHVLNSAVAGTMVANRSGLNFATVKTILSAWIFTLPATICLSGGLYWLFLQFVS
- the metH gene encoding methionine synthase — protein: MSTLATLKSLLAQRILIIDGAMGTMIQRHKLEEEDYRGERFADWASDLKGNNDLLVLTQPQIIQGIHEAYLDAGADIIETNSFNGTRVSMSDYHMEDLVPEINREAARLARAACDKYSTPDKPRFVAGVLGPTSRTCSISPNVNDPAFRNITFDELKENYIEATHALIEGGADILLIETVFDTLNCKAAIFAVKEVFKQIGYELPLMISGTITDASGRTLTGQTAEAFWNSVRHGDLLSIGFNCALGADAMRPHVKTISDVADTFVSAHPNAGLPNAFGEYDETPEQTAAFIKEFAESGLINITGGCCGTTPDHIRAIYQAVKDIPPRKIPETVHACRLSGLEPFNIYDDSLFVNVGERTNVTGSKKFLRLIREENFAEALEVAQQQVEAGAQIIDINMDEGMLDSQGAMVHFLNLVASEPDISRVPIMIDSSKWEIIEAGLKCVQGKPVVNSISLKEGYDEFVEKARLCRQYGAAIIVMAFDETGQADTAARKREICKRSYDVLVNEVGFPAEDIIFDPNVFAVATGIEEHNNYGVDFIEATGWIKQNLPHAMISGGVSNVSFSFRGNEPVREAIHSVFLYHAIKQGMTMGIVNAGQMAIYDDIPKELKDAVEDVILNQNQGESGQEATEKLLEVAEKYRSHGGAAKEAENLEWRNESVEKRLEYALVKGITTYIDQDTEEARLKSKRPLDVIEGPLMDGMNVVGDLFGSGKMFLPQVVKSARVMKQAVAWLNPYIEAEKSEGQSKGKVLMATVKGDVHDIGKNIVGVVLGCNGYDIVDLGVMVPAEKILQTAIDEKCDIIGLSGLITPSLDEMVFVAKEMQRKGFNIPLLIGGATTSKAHTAVKIDPQYSNDAVIYVADASRAVGVATTLLSPEMRGNFIAEHRAEYAKIRERLANKQPKAAKLSYAESIENGFKVDDNYVPPIPNTLGTQVITNYPLATLVEYFDWTPFFISWSLAGKFPKILTDEVVGEAATDLYNQAQAMLKDIIENNRFDARAVFGLYPAQRTGADTVSVFDETAQNVTHTFEHLRQQSDKVTGKPNLSLADYISTSKDNTDYLGGFTVSIFGAEELANEYKAKGDDYSAILVQSLADRFAEAFAEHLHERIRKEFWGYKADETLSNEELIKEKYVGIRPAPGYPACPEHSEKAVLFEWLGSEAKIGTKLTEHFAMMPPSSVSGFYYSHPQSEYFNVGKISQDQLEDYAKRKGWTLDEAKRWLAPNLDDSIV
- a CDS encoding IS5 family transposase; translation: MKKPTHKIYRTSNWPAYNRALMSRGNITIWFDPATQWYAPSKGKQGRNQTYSDAAIQCCLMIKSLFRLSLRMVTGFVQSLIKLCGLNWIAPDYTTLCRRQKHIDIVISYQKSSDGLHLLMDSTGMKFLGEGEWKRKKHGPEYRRQWRKLHIGIDAKTLQIRAVQLTTNNVSDSQVLGDLLNQIPQDERIDSVYTDGAYDTKQCRQVIADRQAHAVIPPRKNAKPWKDTKNSSLERNELLRTIKRLGRTLWKKWSGYHRRSLVETKMHCIKLLGDKLSARSFDSQVNEIDARVAVLNRFTELGRPLTQVTP
- a CDS encoding amino acid transport protein; this encodes MNATPLILGVIFGSIGLGYFMYGKKQKMTVPLACGLILMIYPYFIESTALLSAVGVILALLPYFLRL
- a CDS encoding DUF2505 family protein produces the protein MAHQFTVNETIHGVSIEDFSRLVAMTSLHEAVCKRIPGENLEIIESAVKGDIYTLRREYNLDVNIPDVAKKLLKNAFRLKRSDITDLKNLTSTVELGANLPLEAKAERKVTGNGNQVDITLTWTVKVKVPLIGGMLEKHAEGEIRKFSQLEIEIVEDELKKNL
- a CDS encoding universal stress protein, which gives rise to MSYQNILVAVDDSPISYAAVEHTLSLAKLSGAKVTVLSVVAVDPYIGVDFYQVAPAITDHFMQAEAHAKTQLQDIAQSFIRDGIEVQTKIQHGAASEGIIFIADEIGADLIIMGSHGRTGVKRLLLGSVARAVLTESHIPVLIVKQ